The following proteins are co-located in the Mycosarcoma maydis chromosome 11, whole genome shotgun sequence genome:
- a CDS encoding putative nitrilase, with amino-acid sequence MVVAAVAQLKSTSVIADNLAASVSLIRSAALAGAKAIFLPEATDFIAPTAQVASLTRSRDNLDFIRGIQTAAREASIWVSVGIHEPPSCQQDEIDSRDTKGRLRCYNTQLLIDHSGEILDRYRKLHLFDVDIKGGLKILESDSTIKGDRLLTPRQTPFGKLGMLTCYDLRFPEPSLSLRRQGAQVLTYPSAFTVRTGAAHWEVLLRARAIETQSYVLAAAQVGAHDGTKRVSWGHAMIVDPWGSVVAQCPDIQPYKPTFCLADIDLDSLENTRQEMPLWQQRRDDIFPQF; translated from the exons ATGGTCGTAGCAGCAGTAGCTCAACTCAAATCCACATCTGTGATTGCGGACAACCTAGCCGCTTCAGTGTCTCTTATACGATCAGCTGCACTGGCAGGCGCCAAAGCGATCTTTCTACCGGAAGCCACTGACTTTATCGCACCCACAGCGCAGGTTGCATCGCTCACTCGATCGCGTGACAACCTCGACTTCATTCGAGGCATCCAGACCGCTGCGCGCGAAGCATCCATCTGGGTCTCGGTCGGCATCCACGAGCCGCCCTCTTGCCAACAAGACGAAATTGATTCTCGCGATACTAAGGGTCGACTGCGATGCTACAATACTCAATTGTTGATCGATCATTCAGGCGAAATTCTGGATCGCTATCGAAAACTGCATCTCTTTGACGTTGACATCAAGGGAGGACTTAAAATCTTGGAAAGCGATTCTACGATCAAGGGGGACCGACTCTTGACGCCGAGACAGACGCCATTTGGAAAACTAGGCATGTTGACATGCTACGATTTGAGGTTTCCTGAAccgtccttgtccttgagGCGGCAAGGTGCGCAGGTCTTGACCTACCCCTCGGCATTTACAGTAAGAACAGGCGCTGCGCACTGGGAGGTCTTGTTGAGAGCGAGGGCGATCGAAACTCAGAGCTACGTGCTCGCCGCCGCCCAGGTGGGCGCTCATGATGGTACAAAAAGGGTTTCGTGGGGTCATGCCATGATCGTTGATCCCTGGGGGTCCGTGGTTGCCCAATGCCC TGATATCCAGCCGTACAAACCCACCTTCTGCTTAGCGGATATC GATCTTGACTCGCTCGAAAATACGCGCCAAGAGATGCCACTTTGGCAACAGAGGCGGGACGACATCTTCCCACAATTCTAG
- a CDS encoding RNA-binding signal recognition particle subunit SEC65 (related to SEC65 - signal recognition particle subunit) codes for MPPKATAEDFDDDFEFDLPTIASPAVSQAQQAGASQADQMAAFQKMMEQMGQAPGSGDFGASRPPAGLAGASGSKGKDDGEFKKWVSIYPIYFDAKRHYGKGCRRVSYEKSSAFPTQLWIAKAVGRLELKYVQEPFKTHPQDWENPGRVKVQLFNDDGEPINSRLASKKQLFDAVAETIQPNCGGKPPTLEPRKKRVRPSTMKKQALAENAKATAGGSSDAADTGAGASRKNKKKAAAVASSSATGASKPTLTKEQRKQFVQAKRDPNPNPIRERLAKIQFPPTLEARLPAHSPAIEGGLLNMNLAEAMGGMPPGMPGADALGGLGGMLGGMGLGGNDEDEEEEETQDEAAAKKKDPMNPLNLGRRQRKKVVRIGR; via the exons ATGCCACCCAAAGCAACTGCGGAAGATTTTGATGATGACTTTGAG TTCGATCTGCCAACCATCGCGTCACCCGCCGTCTCACAGGCACAACAGGCAGGTGCATCGCAAGCCGACCAGATGGCTGCTTTCCAAAAGATGATGGAGCAGATGGGCCAAGCTCCTGGCTCTGGCGACTTTGGTGCATCCCGCCCTCCTGCCGGCCTTGCCGGCGCCAGTGGATCCAAGGGgaaagatgatggtgaaTTCAAAAAGTGGGTGAGCATCTACCCGATTTATTTTGACGCCAAGCGTCACTACGGTAAAGGCTGCCGACGTGTCTCTTATGAGAAGTCGAGCGCTTTCCCCACGCAGCTGTGGATCGCGAAAGCCGTGggtcgactcgagctcaagtATGTTCAGGAACCCTTCAAGACGCATCCCCAAGATTGGGAGAATCCAGGAAGAGTCAAAGTGCAGCTATtcaacgacgatggcgagccGATCAACAGCCGTTtggcaagcaagaagcagcttttcgatgctgttgcagaGACGATTCAGCCCAACTGCGGCGGAAAGCCGCCTACGCTCGAACCTCGCAAAAAACGTGTCCGTCCATCGACAATGAAGAAGCAAGCCCTTGCTGAAAACGCCAAGGCTACCGCAGGTGGATCgtcggatgctgctgacACTGGTGCGGGAGCTAGCAGGAAGAACAAAAagaaagctgctgctgtcgcttcgagcagcgccactGGCGCTTCCAAGCCAACACTGACGAAagagcagcgcaagcaaTTCGTTCAAGCTAAGCGCGATCCGAACCCTAACCCGATCCGCGAGCGGCTGGCTAAAATCCAGTTTCCGCCTACATTGGAAGCACGTCTACCAGCACACTCGCCTGCCATTGAAGGTGGACTGCTCAACATGAATCTTGCCGAAGCGATGGGCGGTATGCCACCTGGCATGCCGGGAGCCGATGCGCTCGGAGGTCTGGGTGGCATGCTGGGCGGTATGGGGCTCGGTGGcaacgacgaagatgaggaggaagaggagacACAGGACGAAGCAGCCGCAAAGAAAAAGGATCCCATGAACCCGCTCAACCTCGGACGTAGGCAAAGAAAGAAGGTGGTTCGTATTGGACGTTGA
- a CDS encoding tRNA adenylyltransferase (related to tRNA nucleotidyltransferase) codes for MSRGAQIQLTEQEEAICQLLDQTCSYIYRERPNIPEIDSTQTSGDGSQACEARIAGGWVRDKLLARDSDDLDISLSTLTGNAFALYLKHYLSSSAFASSPLSRSPFFSEEGSEMGRIGKIAANPEQSKNLETATARVLGLSLDFVNLRKETYDPGSRIPTMTFGTPKEDAERRDITINSLLYNVHTRQVEDHTGLGLQDLASGLIRTPLPPLTTFLDDPLRVLRCVRFASRFTYELHPTIIRCLTGAKVADGTDNDADSSLAQLASSDDPRISVQGKAGVEFGRDQIRDALVSKVSRERFGIEVDKMIKGPQPLLALLLLHRLELFPLVFHPPPSAGNLYEASASAPASKLGQPASDSLALNAARLLDAILAGKPLQDASTVNQAVPLDNLRIADGRNDENKSDLARTFSSIPPSPVPRAVFEALPSDLLSRWTTASLCSEERRRLWISVALLPLRHLMYEEKKNKFFWAGESVIANGLKLGTKTLKEPVTSLHRCMELLPLGRRVLSSERACSNADSEALDKMLHLPRGLSVKSRLGLLLRNQYVTNPLLQLRPEPALLLSFISELLDVWQCHTDHDTTTLAPLEQQTTQLASDYAQFWYLIQMWNLVERAAEKPVLDGNAITACLECHPRLISQIQMYVLGWQYDRDHLGPGSEEECKAWLKGEWEKGGIVPFDQRPAPPPAKGDKAKKKSAIVAQMRADEPDRSKRQKSE; via the coding sequence ATGAGCCGAGGTGCGCAGATCCAGTTGACCGAGCAGGAAGAAGCCATCTGCCAGCTTCTCGACCAGACATGCTCATACATCTATCGCGAACGACCCAACATCCCGGAAATCGACTCGACCCAAACAAGCGGCGATGGATCGCAAGCCTGTGAAGCCCGCATTGCTGGAGGATGGGTGCGCGACAAGCTTCTCGCGCGCGACTCTGACGACCTCGATATTTCGCTGTCCACTTTAACCGGCAACGCATTTGCCCTCTACCTCAAGCACTACCTCTCATCGTCCGCGTTTGCATCATctcctctctctcgctcgccattTTTCAGTGAAGAGGGCTCAGAGATGGGCCGCATCGGCAAGATTGCTGCCAATCcagagcaaagcaagaaCCTGGAGACAGCGACAGCACGGGTGCTTGGTCTgtcgctcgactttgtcaaCCTACGTAAGGAGACATACGATCCAGGGTCGAGGATACCGACCATGACCTTCGGAACACCAAAGGAGGATGCAGAGCGTCGTGATATCACCATCAATTCGCTGCTGTACAACGTACATACCAGGCAGGTGGAGGATCATACTGGTCTGGGACTTCAGGATTTGGCCAGTGGATTGATACGGACGCCGCTCCCACCGCTCACTACTTTCCTCGACGATCCGCTTAGAGTGCTTCGCTGCGTACGCTTCGCTAGTCGCTTTACATACGAATTGCATCCTACCATCATCCGCTGTCTCACAGGTGCAAAGGTAGCAGACGGCACGGATAACGACGCAGACTCAAGCCTTGCTCAACTTGCGAGTAGCGACGATCCAAGGATCTCCGTCCAAGGAAAAGCGGGTGTAGAATTCGGCAGAGATCAAATTCGAGATGCACTGGTTAGCAAGGTATCAAGGGAGCGGTTTGGTATCGAGGTCGATAAGATGATAAAAGGTCCACAGCCTCTGCTTGCATTGCTCCTTCTTCATCGATTGGAGCTCTTCCCACTTGTGTTTCATCCGCCGCCGTCCGCGGGTAATTTGTACGAGGCTAGTGCATCGGCCCcggcgagcaagctcggGCAGCCTGCATCAGATTCGTTAGCCCTCAACGCCGCTCGACTACTGGATGCCATCCTAGCCGGCAAACCGCTCCAAGATGCTTCCACAGTCAACCAAGCGGTTCCCTTGGACAATCTTCGTATCGCAGACGGACGCAACGATGAAAATAAGTCGGACCTCGCTCGCACCTTCTCATCGATTCCACCATCACCCGTACCCCGAGCAGTGTTTGAAGCGCTTCCATCCGATCTTCTCTCCCGTTGGACTACTGCGTCCTTATGTTCAGAAGAACGCAGACGACTCTGGATTTCGGTCGCTTTGCTTCCACTGCGACACCTGATGTACGAAGAAAAGAAGAACAAATTTTTCTGGGCTGGCGAAAGCGTCATTGCCAACGGGCTCAAATTGGGTACTAAGACGTTGAAGGAGCCAGTGACGTCTCTGCACCGGTGCATGGAGCTGCTACCCCTGGGTCGCAGAGTGCTCTCCTCTGAGCGGGCCTGTTCGAATGCCGACTCGGAAGCGCTCGATAAGATGCTCCATCTACCTCGCGGACTAAGTGTCAAATCTCGACTCGGGCTATTGCTTCGTAACCAATACGTGACCAATCCATTACTGCAACTGCGACCAGAAcctgcgctgctgctatcGTTTATCtcggagctgctcgacgttTGGCAGTGCCACACAGACCACGACACAACCACGCTCGCTCCACTTGAGCAACAAACGACGCAGCTGGCATCCGATTACGCACAGTTCTGGTACCTCATTCAAATGTGGAATTTGGTCGAGCGCGCGGCGGAGAAACCTGTGTTGGACGGTAACGCGATAACCGCGTGTCTGGAGTGTCATCCAAGACTCATCTCTCAGATCCAGATGTATGTGCTTGGCTGGCAGTATGACCGCGACCACTTGGGCCCAGGGTCGGAAGAGGAGTGCAAGGCTTGGTTGAAAGGCGAATGGGAAAAGGGGGGCATTGTACCCTTCGATCAGCGGCCGGCGCCTCCGCCGGCGAAAGGagacaaggccaagaagaagtCAGCGATCGTGGCTCAAATGCGCGCCGATGAGCCCGATCGTAGCAAGCGTCAGAAGAGCGAGTAA
- a CDS encoding uncharacterized protein (related to SIW14 - protein involved in actin filament organization) — protein sequence MGKDKVKKDANENTVEDDIPNFYCRRNPTIPRQDQPRPYAFLQRILSEHRVRTNDDGDQYEELDMLDGSLHRTGDPNLSDAGESMAVQAGSGIITAVQNGLSLRGTAGTLAETSASSDASTSAAQATTDPADLLGSSQSRIVSSGAAQVEEELPWFSQLSSYPQLRSAGIPLLPDDASSSKVGALSAVSNKKRPTTSASIVSASLSSLNGSSRPSSSSSAAGAFLSSSSAPLSRVTSPKTASTSTMEFAFQGSGSPASLSEAVSRAHRPNSSLLIPITSTLSSTGSTSSNVSTGRSPPEPRNTMYATAGPLKALPMSASTTTSIGTASSAPHTIPSTLSKFALTSGSGASNNPPSDFQEDLLPPDNFAMVNSHVYRSSFPKKKHFPFLRTLGLRSVLTLILEEYPETNSTFLDQNGITFFQFGIPGNKEPFVSIPTDKITSALVTILDRRNHPILIHCNKGKHRTGCLIGCLRKLQQWSLTTIFDEYRRFSWPKSRSMDQEFIELYDERAVWRDIDVRWLPKWTVLPLASLNLHGSRKIEDLEDEIDGVNDSEQGAEENQDQMTIWRGM from the coding sequence ATGGGAAAGGACAAGGTAAAGAAAGACGCAAATGAGAACACAGTAGAAGACGACATCCCCAACTTCTACTGTCGCCGCAACCCGACCATACCCCGTCAAGACCAGCCAAGACCATACGCTTTTTTGCAACGCATCCTCAGCGAGCATCGTGTTCGAACCAATGATGACGGAGATCAATAtgaagagctcgacatgcttgaTGGCAGTCTTCATAGGACAGGCGACCCCAATCTCAGCGATGCAGGCGAGTCAATGGCAGTCCAAGCAGGATCAGGCATCATTACAGCAGTGCAGAACGGTCTCAGTCTTCGAGGAACGGCAGGCACATTAGCGGAGACGTCAGCATCATCCGATGCAAGTACTTCTGCAGCCCAAGCTACAACCGATCCAGCCGATCTCCTTGGGTCGTCACAGTCTCGTATCGTATCCTCcggagctgctcaagtAGAAGAGGAGCTTCCTTGGTTTTCACAGTTGTCATCCTATCCGCAGTTGAGGTCGGCTGGCATTCCACTCTTGCCTGACGATGCTTCCTCCAGCAAGGTAGGTGCTCTCAGTGCAGTATCTAACAAGAAACGCCCAACTACCTCAGCATCAATCGTATCGGCCTCACTGAGCAGCCTCAATGGCAGCTCCAGACCAAGttcatcttcttctgctGCGGGAGCATTtctcagctcgtcatcagctCCACTATCCCGCGTGACTTCGCCCAAGACAGCCTCTACTTCGACGATGGAGTTCGCGTTTCAAGGAAGTGGCTCTCCCGCATCGCTGTCGGAAGCTGTGTCACGCGCTCACAGACCCAATAGTAGCCTGTTGATCCCCATCACGTCGACTTTGTCCTCAACAGGCTCAACATCCTCCAACGTCAGCACAGGTCGCTCCCCGCCAGAACCGAGAAATACAATGTATGCAACTGCTGGACCATTAAAGGCACTTCCAATGTCGGCGAGCACCACCACGAGCATCGGTACGGCATCCTCTGCACCCCATACGATTCCCTCGACTCTGTCCAAATTTGCCCTTAcaagcggcagcggcgcgTCGAACAACCCGCCCTCAGATTTCCAGGAAGACCTTTTGCCTCCTGACAATTTTGCTATGGTCAACTCGCATGTCTATCGCTCCAGTTTTcccaagaagaagcatTTCCCGTTCCTGCGCACCCTCGGCTTACGCTCGGTCCTGACCCTGATCCTGGAAGAATATCCCGAAACCAACTCTACTTTTCTCGATCAAAACGGTATCACCTTCTTTCAATTTGGCATTCCAGGAAACAAAGAGCCTTTTGTCTCGATACCCACGGACAAGATCACTTCCGCTCTGGTGACGATCCTGGACCGACGCAACCATCCCATTCTGATTCACTGCAACAAAGGAAAGCATCGAACGGGCTGTCTCATAGGATGCTTGCGAAAGCTGCAACAATGGAGCTTGACTACGATTTTTGACGAGTATCGCAGATTCAGTTGGCCCAAAAGTAGAAGCATGGATCAGGAATTCATCGAGCTATACGACGAGAGAGCGGTATGGAGGGATATCGATGTGAGATGGTTGCCGAAATGGACGGTATTGCCTCTGGCCAGCTTGAACTTGCATGGTAGCAGGAAGATCGAAGATCTAGAGGATGAGATCGACGGTGTCAATGATAGCGAGCAGGGAGCAGAGGAGAATCAGGATCAGATGACGATCTGGAGAGGCATGTAA
- a CDS encoding condensin subunit BRN1 (related to BRN1 - protein required for chromosome condensation) — translation MPSRNSSASSSRAPLEESRVANRSISSSFASTKASLSGKTSSSRKSSAQSSSSSSKSRSASGKHRGRFDDDDDIAENDEDEEDNGADDYDQEDEKGHRQSNGRKPSASLSRSESKPRSGPSSRQPSATNNANRSILARSNPNASILMGNAANTSIAFQNSRVAALARSHVVVDASSIMRPRGQVGHAAANAAPGSSDPKAASSTAASLNVDTSSFEEWMKMATDNKINSTNTWQFALIDYFHDMSLLRNESGDGSINFQKASCTLDGCVKVWTSRVDSVVVETGKLLSGLQDDIDQASRKDKHGNEQGDDDDAEDDDEDGNGNPTRKRKRNKEATLAKTFGHIQIKKFELEFTVDPLFKKTSADFDEGGASGLLMNHLGVDSSMAVIFDASDVAGVGSEEDLAKMLSIGADGDADGQADNPVQATATAEEDEDEQIDLSKLASKWLDSDDFVNADGAGDDVAALLSRRVLCPTLCNFRFSKDDDTPFGVGLDEFNQQTFHTATHTNTYYDSQSVPGMRATSEEFDDINPVTDEAAGAGDFFETDMGGPMDDNDDDGNDFFDALDAAPAFHHSGPTMLDGTTGRVDGYGPFDPSAGPSSELVMAMAFNASTGMPVEGADGENGGDLFDYFDRRLMRNWAGPEHWKLSRVAASGPLALGASTGAAAQAAAAAAAARKESKKSKEPFVIDFLSEEGGVNVKEIFEPAKQAAAITLPVSARNKMANLAASSSDAYLLPEDRHFSSKQLLRLFLKPRMAINMRHKGQQSGGGFGVGTDAGTDAQLWADVAGDADDMGGADGGMPFDTQFFHDADDGFDANEGGLGGLDDSPANVTTGGDAEDEELTQTLQALNRVKPEYVNYAKKAKRVDVKKLKENIWKELGILGSTTDDPAAVAAKAAAGDEDGDESMASTIADASGGVKTFESVLSGLQKAYTQDKMEEISTSFCFICLLHLANEEGLAIDTGSQEKIEAFRARRGRNSTTPTKGDGAGGLFGRLAAGRVMQSSSEDDDLGGEDDLGEPVEGEEGYEEDELRVGRLSSLRIMKDPKAYRSA, via the coding sequence ATGCCGTCTCGAAActcgtctgcttcttcctcaCGCGCTCCGCTCGAGGAATCGCGTGTCGCCAATCGATCCATCTCGTCATCCTTTGCCAGCACCAAAGCCTCACTTTCCGGCAAGACATCATCTTCGAGAAAGAGCTCGGCCCAATCTagctcatcatcgtccAAGTCTCGCTCCGCTTCCGGAAAGCATCGCGGTCGAttcgatgatgacgatgacatTGCAGAAAacgacgaagatgaggaggacAATGGCGCTGACGACTACGACCAAGAGGACGAAAAAGGCCATCGCCAGTCCAATGGCCGCAAACCTTCCGCTTCATTGTCCAGATCCGAATCCAAGCCGCGCTCAGGACCATCCAGCCGTCAGCCGTCAGCAACCAACAATGCCAATCGCTCCATTCTCGCGCGATCCAATCCCAACGCGTCCATCCTTATGGGCAATGCTGCCAACACATCCATCGCCTTTCAGAACTCGCGCGTCGCAGCCcttgctcgatcgcatgtcgtcgtcgacgcttctTCTATCATGCGCCCTCGAGGTCAGGTCGGACATGCAGCCGCCAATGCTGCACCCGGAAGTAGCGATCCCAAAGCCGCAAGCTCCACTGCCGCTTCTCTGAATGTTGACACTTCCAGCTTCGAAGAGTggatgaagatggcgacCGACAACAAGATCAACTCGACCAACACCTGGCAATTTGCCCTTATCGACTACTTTCACGACATGTCGCTCCTCCGTAACGAAAGCGGCGACGGAAGTATCAACTTCCAGAAGGCCTCGTGCACTCTCGACGGATGTGTCAAAGTCTGGACTTCTCGTGTTGACTCGGTCGTTGTCGAGACTGGAAAGCTCCTCTCTGGTCTCCAAGACGACATTGATCAAGCCTCGCGCAAAGATAAGCACGGCAACGAGCAGggagacgacgacgacgccgaagatgacgacgaagacggcAATGGCAATCCTACGCGGAAGCGAAAGAGGAACAAGGAGGCCACCCTCGCCAAGACGTTTGGTCACATCCAGATCAAAAAGTTTGAGCTTGAATTCACCGTCGACCCCCTCTTCAAGAAGACGTCTGCCGATTTTGACGAGGGCGGCGCCAGCGGTTTGTTGATGAACCATTTGGGCGTCGATTCCTCCATGGCAGTCATCTTTGACGCCAGTGACGTAGCCGGCGTCGGCAGCGAGGAAGACctggccaagatgctctcgATTGGCGCAGACGGTGATGCTGACGGACAAGCCGACAATCCTGTCCAGGCCACGGCCACggccgaagaggatgaagacgagcagatcgactTATCCAAGCTTGCCTCTAAATGGCTCGACTCAGACGACTTTGTCAACGCCGACGGAGCTGGCGACGACGTCGCTGCACTACTGTCGCGCCGCGTCTTGTGCCCCACCCTCTGCAATTTCCGCTTCTCCAAAGACGACGACACACCTTTCGGTGTCGGTCTTGACGAATTCAATCAGCAGACATTCCACACGGCCACTCACACCAACACGTACTACGATTCGCAAAGCGTTCCCGGAATGCGTGCTACTTCGGAAGAGTTTGACGACATCAACCCTGTTACGGACGAGGCAGCAGGTGCGGGTGACTTCTTCGAGACCGACATGGGTGGACCCATggacgacaacgacgacgatggcaacGATTTCTTCGACGCACTGGACGCTGCGCCCGCCTTCCATCACAGCGGTCCCACCATGCTCGACGGAACCACGGGCCGTGTCGACGGATACGGACCCTTTGATCCATCCGCCGGACCGTCCTCTGAGCTCGTCATGGCAATGGCCTTCAACGCGTCTACAGGCATGCCAGTAGAAGGTGCTGATGGCGAAAACGGCGGCGATCTGTTCGATTACTTTGACCGCCGCCTTATGCGCAATTGGGCCGGGCCAGAGCACTGGAAGCTTTCTCGTGTGGCTGCCTCGGGTCCTCTGGCCCTCGGTGCTTCGAcgggcgctgctgctcaagcggcagcagcagcagcagcagctcgcaaggagagcaagaagagcaaagagCCCTTTGTCATCGACTTTCTCTCTGAGGAGGGTGGCGTCAACGTCAAAGAAATTTTTGAACCGGCCAAGCAGGCCGCTGCCATCACCTTGCCGGTCAGCGCTCGCAACAAGATGGCAAATCTCGCTGCGTCATCGTCTGATGCCTATCTGCTTCCCGAGGATCGCCATTTCAGCTCCAAACAGCTTCTGCGCCTCTTCTTGAAACCGAGGATGGCGATCAATATGCGCCACAAGGGGCAGCAGTCCGGGGGTGGCTTTGGCGTTGGCACTGACGCTGGCACTGACGCCCAGTTGTGGGCCGATGTTGCCGGAGATGCGGACGATATGGGTGGAGCAGATGGAGGCATGCCCTTTGACACACAGTTCTTCCACGATGCGGATGATGGCTTTGATGCCAACGAAGGCGGCTTGGGTGGTCTCGACGACTCCCCAGCCAATGTCACCACTGGCGGCGACGCTGAAGATGAGGAGCTCACACAGACACTACAGGCACTCAACCGGGTCAAGCCGGAGTACGTCAACTACGCCAAGAAGGCTAAGCGGGTCGATGTCAAGAAACTCAAGGAAAACATCTGGAAAGAGCTCGGCATTCTTGGCTCTACCACCGATGACCCTGCTGCCGTCGCAGCGAAGGCGGCTGCTGGCGATGAGGACGGCGACGAGTCCATGGCTTCGACAATCGCCGATGCATCTGGCGGTGTCAAGACATTTGAATCGGTGCTGTCTGGCTTGCAAAAGGCATATACGCAGGACAAGATGGAAGAGATCTCAACATCGTTCTGCTTCATCTGCTTGTTGCATCTTGCCAACGAAGAAGGACTTGCGATTGACACGGGTTCCCAGGAAAAAATTGAGGCTTTCCGTGCTAGACGTGGCCGGAACAGCACAACGCCGACCAAGGGCGATGGTGCTGGAGGGTTGTTTGGCCGTCTGGCTGCGGGGAGAGTCATGCAAAGTAGcagcgaagacgatgat